One Desulfuromonas thiophila genomic window carries:
- a CDS encoding PhnD/SsuA/transferrin family substrate-binding protein, whose amino-acid sequence MKCRCLWALLLGLLFVAPAQAGELTIGVLSFQPKPVAARTWSELEAYLNRLEPQLNVRILPLAQDELETAISERQIDFVFTNPAQYIRFRTLYGLSAPLVTLVRSNGIRSFYSFGGTIFARADNASVNCLEDLAGKRVAIAFDSAFGAAQVQQYELFLAGLPLVQPDHYVVTGLPHDKMVLAVLEGRADVGFARAGTIERMAAAGTIDPAQLKVIHLQQFIDYPVMVSTHLYPEWPLASLRHVPSEQKKWLIAALLKVELPVSSGSVFALKGFQPPADYSSTEQLMRDLRVAPFDELPEMRIADVWQTYRGTLVLSGMLFGVVSLLGIYLYFSRRQLKLERQRLDNVLHGTSAGTWEWNVQTGETRFNERWAEMIGYALDDLAPISIQTWSDLVHPDDLKHAELALKRHFSGDSPVYECEFRLRHRDGHWVWVLDRGKVLSRTEEGQPLMMFGTHQDISERKLSELEKKRFDRIFDQSVNEIYLFDADTLRFLQANRAALDNLGYSEQELRQMTPLDIKPEYDLASFKQAIQPLVEGRADKVVFETVHQRKNGLSYPAEIHLQLVEIDNEAIYVAIVLDVAQRKKAEQSLRVALKELQRSNRDLEQFAYIASHDLREPLRMVSSYNRLLADRYGDRLDEDARDFLAYSLDGAQRMQQLINDLLAYSRLTTQGKAFEQLSLTMVVEEAQKNLQLLIEETGAAISCEAPVEVEGDRVQLIQLFQNLIGNSLKFHREGIVPAIRISATADSEAPSMVRVAVSDNGIGFDPSQAEEVFAMFKRLHDREQYAGSGIGLALCKRIVENHGGSIWCDPTPEIGTTFYLTLPVAVNRHRCSD is encoded by the coding sequence TCGCCTTGAGCCGCAGTTGAACGTGCGTATTCTTCCCCTTGCCCAGGATGAGCTGGAAACGGCAATCTCGGAGCGGCAGATCGATTTTGTTTTTACCAATCCGGCCCAGTATATTCGTTTCCGCACGCTGTATGGACTGTCCGCACCCCTGGTGACGTTGGTGCGGAGCAATGGCATACGTTCGTTTTATTCGTTTGGCGGGACCATTTTTGCTCGTGCGGACAATGCGTCCGTCAACTGTTTGGAGGACCTGGCCGGCAAACGGGTGGCCATTGCATTCGATTCAGCGTTCGGCGCCGCCCAGGTGCAGCAGTATGAGCTGTTTCTGGCCGGCCTGCCCCTTGTTCAGCCGGATCACTATGTCGTGACCGGGCTGCCCCACGACAAAATGGTGCTGGCGGTATTGGAGGGCAGGGCCGATGTCGGGTTCGCCCGTGCCGGCACGATCGAGCGGATGGCGGCGGCCGGCACGATTGATCCTGCGCAGTTGAAAGTGATTCATCTCCAGCAGTTTATCGATTATCCGGTCATGGTTTCGACCCACCTCTACCCGGAATGGCCGCTGGCATCGTTGCGCCATGTGCCGTCGGAGCAGAAAAAATGGCTGATCGCCGCTCTGCTCAAGGTTGAACTGCCGGTCTCGTCTGGTTCGGTTTTTGCCTTGAAGGGCTTTCAGCCGCCGGCCGATTATTCCTCGACGGAACAGCTGATGCGGGATCTGCGGGTTGCGCCGTTTGATGAATTGCCCGAAATGCGGATCGCCGATGTTTGGCAGACTTACCGTGGGACCCTTGTTTTATCAGGCATGTTGTTCGGGGTTGTCAGCCTGCTCGGTATCTATCTCTATTTTAGCCGCCGTCAGCTGAAGCTTGAGCGCCAGCGGCTGGATAATGTCCTGCATGGTACCAGTGCCGGTACCTGGGAATGGAATGTACAGACCGGGGAGACTCGCTTCAATGAGCGCTGGGCGGAGATGATCGGTTATGCGCTCGACGATCTGGCGCCGATTTCGATCCAAACCTGGAGCGATCTGGTTCATCCCGATGACCTCAAGCATGCCGAGCTGGCTCTGAAAAGGCATTTTTCCGGGGATAGCCCTGTCTACGAGTGTGAATTCCGCCTGCGCCACCGCGACGGGCACTGGGTCTGGGTTTTGGATCGGGGCAAGGTGTTGTCCCGCACGGAGGAGGGGCAGCCTCTGATGATGTTTGGCACACATCAGGACATCAGCGAGCGCAAGCTCTCAGAGCTGGAGAAAAAGAGATTTGATAGAATTTTTGACCAATCGGTTAATGAAATCTACCTTTTTGATGCCGATACGCTGCGTTTTCTCCAGGCTAATCGGGCGGCCTTGGACAATCTCGGCTACTCAGAACAGGAGTTAAGGCAGATGACGCCGCTTGATATCAAACCCGAGTATGATCTGGCGTCTTTTAAGCAGGCGATACAGCCACTGGTCGAAGGACGTGCGGATAAGGTTGTTTTTGAAACAGTCCACCAACGAAAAAACGGGCTGTCCTATCCGGCTGAAATCCATCTTCAGCTGGTCGAGATCGATAATGAGGCTATTTATGTGGCGATCGTTCTTGATGTCGCGCAGCGGAAGAAAGCCGAGCAGAGTCTGCGTGTTGCGCTGAAGGAGCTGCAGCGTTCCAATCGTGATCTGGAGCAGTTTGCCTATATTGCTTCCCACGATCTGCGCGAGCCGTTGCGTATGGTGAGCAGTTACAACCGCCTGCTGGCCGATCGTTATGGTGATCGGCTGGATGAAGATGCGCGCGATTTTCTGGCCTATTCTCTGGATGGCGCCCAGCGCATGCAACAATTGATCAATGATCTGCTGGCCTATTCTCGATTAACCACACAAGGGAAAGCGTTCGAACAGTTGTCGTTAACCATGGTGGTGGAGGAGGCACAGAAAAACCTTCAGCTTCTTATTGAGGAAACCGGTGCGGCTATAAGCTGTGAGGCGCCGGTCGAGGTTGAGGGCGACCGGGTCCAGCTGATACAGCTGTTTCAGAACCTCATTGGCAACAGTCTTAAGTTTCATCGTGAAGGGATCGTGCCCGCCATCCGTATTTCTGCTACAGCCGATTCCGAAGCGCCCTCCATGGTTCGGGTGGCGGTTTCTGACAATGGTATCGGTTTTGACCCGTCTCAGGCCGAGGAGGTGTTTGCGATGTTTAAGCGGCTGCATGACCGTGAACAATATGCAGGGAGTGGAATCGGGCTGGCCCTGTGCAAGCGCATTGTGGAGAATCATGGCGGGTCGATCTGGTGCGACCCAACGCCAGAGATCGGAACGACCTTTTACCTGACTTTGCCTGTGGCGGTGAATCGACACCGTTGCTCCGATTAA